The sequence CGCCGTGCCGACCTTCACCACCCCGGCGTATCCGCGCACCACGGCGCCGACCGCCGCGCCGCTGACCAAGTCCCCGACGCCCACCCCGGCGCACGCCCCGCGCTGCTCAGGGCAGCCGACCGGGGCGGAGATCCTGGCGCTGGTCAGGGAGAAGGCCAAGTCCGGGATCCCGGCCGCGACGCTGCGGGTGCAGGACGGGCCGCGGTGCTCCGGGACCTGGTCGTTCACCGCCCTGGAGCTCGCCGGGCAGGGCAGCGACGACCTGGAGCCGCTGATGGTCGTCGCCACCGGCAGAGGCAGCACGCTGCACCTGGTCGCGGCCGGCACCGACGTCTGCAACGCCGAGGTGCAGACCACCGCCCCGGCCGGCATCCGGGTGCTGGTCTGCGGCTTCTGAAGGCGGGACGGCCGGGCCGGGCGGCCACCTCCCGCCATAGACTGGCGCAATGCCCGGAACGCCGCCCACCCGCTTCACCTACCTCGGCCCGGAAGGCACCTTCACCGAGGCGGCCCTGCGCACCATCTCGGCCGCCGAGCACGGGCTGCGCACTCCCGCGCGCAGCGTGCCGGAAGCGCTCGAGGCCGTCCGCTGCGGCGAGGCCGACGCCGCGCTCGTCCCCCTGGAGAACTCGGTGGGCGGGGCGGTCCCGGTCACCCTGGACGAGCTGGTCACCGGCAGCCCGCTGATGATCACGCGGGAGGTGCTGCTGCCGGTCGAGTTCCTTCTCGGCGCGGACGCGCTGAAACCCCTCGCCGCGCTGCGCACCATCGCGGCGCACCCGCAGGCTTCCGCGCAGTGCCGGCGCTGGTTGCAGGCCAACGTGCCGGACGCGGTGGTGATCGACGTGCTGTCCAACGCCGCCGCGGCACTCAGCGCCGCCGCCGGGGAGTACGACGCCGCCCTCTGCGCCCCGATCGGCGTGGCCCGCAACCGGCTCACCGTGCTCGCCGAGAAGGTGGCCGACCGTTCCGAGGCGGTCACCCGGTTCGCGCTGCTCACCCGGCCTGCGCCGCCCCCGCCGCCGACCGGTGACGACGTCACCTCGCTGGCCGTCTCGATCCGGCACGACCAGGTCGGCGCGCTCCTCGCGGTGCTCACCGAGCTGGCGGTACGCGGGGTCAACCTGTCGCGGATCGAGTCCCGGCCGACCGGTGAGCAGCTGGGGACGTACTTCTTCTTCCTGGACTGCACCGGCCACGTCGCCGAGGCCCGCGTCGGCGAGGCCCTGCAGGGGCTGCGCCGGATCTGCGCGGAGGTCCGCTTCCTGGGCAGTTACGCCCGGCACCGGCTGCAGCCGGAGACGCCGGTACGGGCGCCGGCCGGGCTGTCCGACGCGGACTTCGCCGACTCCGCCGCGTGGCTGTCCCGGGTGCGCGCCGGCGAATCGGCTAGCTGACCGACCGGTTCGGCGCAGGGACCAGCGCCGAGCCGCTCACCGAGGCTTTCCGTGCCCTCCGGGAGGTGGCCGACGTGATCCGCCAGATCGGCAGTCACCAGACCACGATCGCCTCGGCGGTCGAGAGCAGACCGCCACCACGAACGAGATCAACGGTAACGTCGGCGAGGCCGCCGCCGGGTCCCGGCGGATCGGCGGATCGGCGCCGTGACCGCCGCGGCGCGGACCACCACCGAGCTGGTACAGCAGTCGGAGCAGGCAGCCGAGGAGCTCGCCCAGGTGACCGGCACTCTGCAGACGCTCGTCGGCGAGTTCACGCTCTGCGGGCGGCTCTGACCCCGGCCGGCTCGCGGAACGGCTTCACGCCCAGCCGAGCTCGTGCAACCGCTGGTCGTCGATGCCGAAGTGGTGGGCGATCTCGTGCACCACGGTGACCGCGACCTCGTCGACCACGTCCTCGTCGGTGTCGCAGACGCGCAGCGTGGGCAGGCGGTAGATGGTGATCCGGTCGGGCAGGGCGCCGGCGTAGTCCCAGCCGCGGTCGGTGAGCGCGGTGCCCTCGTAAAGCCCCAGGAGGTCCTCGCTGCCGTCCGGCGGGAGGTCCTCGACCAGGAACACCACGTTGTTCATCAGGGACAGCAGCTCGACGGGGACCTCGTCGAGGGCCTCCCCGACCAGTTCCTCGAAGCGTTCCCGACTCATGTCCACCGGCACAGGGGACATTGTGCCCGCTGTTGCTGAACCGATCCTGTGTTGCCGGCACGGTCTCACCCGGCCGCGCCACGGCGGCCCGCACCGTGGGGTCCGCCCAGCGGGGGCAGGACCGGCAGGCCCGGCGGGGCATGTGTGGGGTGGAAAGCCGGCGCGACCGAGGAGGCCGCGCCGGCACACCGGAGGAGCGGTCAGGCGAGCTTC is a genomic window of Actinoplanes teichomyceticus ATCC 31121 containing:
- the pheA gene encoding prephenate dehydratase: MPGTPPTRFTYLGPEGTFTEAALRTISAAEHGLRTPARSVPEALEAVRCGEADAALVPLENSVGGAVPVTLDELVTGSPLMITREVLLPVEFLLGADALKPLAALRTIAAHPQASAQCRRWLQANVPDAVVIDVLSNAAAALSAAAGEYDAALCAPIGVARNRLTVLAEKVADRSEAVTRFALLTRPAPPPPPTGDDVTSLAVSIRHDQVGALLAVLTELAVRGVNLSRIESRPTGEQLGTYFFFLDCTGHVAEARVGEALQGLRRICAEVRFLGSYARHRLQPETPVRAPAGLSDADFADSAAWLSRVRAGESAS
- a CDS encoding metallopeptidase family protein, encoding MDMSRERFEELVGEALDEVPVELLSLMNNVVFLVEDLPPDGSEDLLGLYEGTALTDRGWDYAGALPDRITIYRLPTLRVCDTDEDVVDEVAVTVVHEIAHHFGIDDQRLHELGWA